One Rhizoctonia solani chromosome 3, complete sequence genomic region harbors:
- a CDS encoding ribonuclease H-like protein has protein sequence MWQIATCVSNTALQLGLEFEIDKSDLIHFYCHSNHSSNPSLCLTLNSKNSIILPQGCICWLGFYLDRKLLFKEHISNSANKAKAIIAGLGMLANTQHGLTIKHVHILYLTCVIPILTYGSPLWFLGRRQKLLLKPLRKVQNQGLRWLLGAFKTTPIPCLKHLASIPPLHIVCQKLIMNYLAKLRTISKSSKVAKRLPASWDTHIPTLNSNRNNKAESLQSPIHFIASHSHPHIEFVSPHINHPSNPSVPVPDQIKIKDTTNGLKQDEYRDKILSEISVLEECHASVLGYSDGHAAVSNGIWKVGVGYVIRAGKRTLSSSSVRIGPQANIYDAEMLGILLAFMKAKQIAENQGYRKIRIYCDNQAAVKSIADLSRHPCQFASRAFVPAAKAFVEGHPERSIHVTWTPGHNGVEGNEIADRLANEGARVAPNPIFNRTITWAKEQATRKTVRTWKKAWYEHSESRINSKYYIPRPPALKLHPIFNSSKLGRDIECRLVQFLTGHGHYGEYHAQFHHDVDPRCACGESEETIFHLTTSCPAVAGHRGILSEFSTNINDPTMFGSLAGLEAVAKFIAKTGIGRRRGGPPATAQSM, from the coding sequence ATGTGGCAGATAGCCACCTGCGTGTCCAACACAGCACTCCAACTTGGCCTTGAATTTGAAATTGATAAGTCTGACCTTATACACTTCTATTGCCACTCTAACCATTCTTCCAACCCCAGTCTTTGCCTTACCCTGAACAGCAAGAACTCCATCATACTGCCTCAAGGATGCATTTGTTGGCTAGGCTTCTACCTAGACAGAAAGCTCTTGTTCAAAGAGCATATCTCCAACTCTGCTaacaaagccaaagccaTCATAGCTGGATTAGGAATGCTAGCCAACACGCAGCATGGACTCACCATCAAACACGTGCACATCCTCTACCTCACCTGCGTCATCCCAATCCTCACATATGGATCCCCTCTGTGGTTTCTTGGGCGTAGACAGAAGTTGTTGCTCAAGCCGCTTAGGAAGGTCCAGAACCAAGGATTGAGATGGCTTCTTGGAGCCTTCAAAACCACTCCCATCCCCTGTCTCAAACACCTAGCCTCCATCCCACCCCTGCACATTGTGTGCCAGAAGCTTATCATGAACTACTTGGCTAAACTCAGAACCATCTCCAAGTCATCCAAAGTTGCCAAACGTCTCCCAGCCTCATGggacacgcatatacccacccTTAACAGCAACAGGAACAACAAGGCCGAAAGCTTGCAATCCCCCATTCACTTCATTGCATCACATAGCCATCCACACATCGAGTTCGTCTCGCCACACATCAACCACCCGTCCAACCCATCCGTCCCGGTCCCTGACCAAATCAAAATTAAGGACACCACCAACGGCCTCAAACAAGACGAATACCGCGACAAAATCCTATCCGAAATCAGCGTGCTGGAAGAATGCCATGCCAGCGTTCTTGGCTACTCAGATGGACACGCGGCGGTGTCCAATGGCATTTGGAAAGTCGGCGTCGGCTACGTTATACGTGCCGGAAAAAGGACTTTGTCATCGTCGTCGGTTAGAATTGGACCGCAAGCCAACATATATGATGCAGAAATGCTGGGAATACTATTAGCGTTCATGAAAGCTAAACAAATAGCCGAAAATCAAGGTTATCGCAAAATACGGATATACTGCGATAACCAGGCCGCCGTAAAATCGATCGCCGACCTCTCTCGACACCCGTGCCAGTTTGCTTCCAGAGCATTCGTCCCTGCCGCCAAGGCATTCGTGGAGGGACACCCTGAACGATCCATACATGTCACCTGGACGCCCGGGCACAACGGAGTCGAAGGCAACGAAATTGCGGACCGACTGGCTAACGAAGGAGCTAGAGTGGCCCCGAACCCCATATTCAATCGCACCATCACATGGGCGAAAGAACAGGCAACCCGCAAAACCGTAcgtacatggaagaaagcatGGTACGAGCACTCGGAATCACGAATCAACTCGAAATACTACATCCCCCGCCCACCCGCGCTCAAACTGCACCCTATATTCAACTCAAGCAAGTTGGGCAGGGACATCGAGTGCCGCCTCGTACAATTCCTTACCGGGCACGGCCATTACGGCGAGTACCATGCTCAATTCCATCACGACGTAGATCCCAGGTGTGCTTGTGGGGAGTCGGAAGAGACAATATTCCATTTAACCACCTCCTGTCCCGCCGTAGCGGGACACAGGGGGATACTTagtgagttttccaccaACATTAACGATCCCACAATGTTTGGCTCCCTAGCAGGTCTCGAAGCAGTTGCAAAGTTCATCGCCAAGACGGGCATAGgtcgaagacgaggaggcccgCCGGCAACCGCTCAATCCATGTAG
- a CDS encoding vacuolar transporter chaperone 4 gives MKFGQKIKNDSYAEWRAYYLDYTGLKKFLKARTSEDRWTSEDEDKFVAKLEAELEKIHQFQMTKASELGARINSAEHSVKSLVEQQDEQEEEHRDIEDGRPPVQPDRADDAGSDDELDDVLDDEDDDIDSLEENFRQLEEEVATIVADVHDLALYTKLNFTGFVKIVKKHDKQTGLTLKRTFAHDYLEKRPFYKYNWDSIIVKLSKLYDLVRTRGHPIQGDSSAGGAQNAFVRQTTKYWVHPDNLVHLKLAILRHLPVLAITSIYFDNEDLELYLGRLEKTEGAEAVRLRWYGDMSSRTIFVERKTHREDWTGEKSVKERFPIKEDKVNAFLRGEYTMDEEFRALVKKGKKSEQEVEGMIQLASEVQYAILTRKLVPVMRSFYNRTAFQLPGDARVRISLDTELTMVREDNWDGEVRSGDNWRRPDAGIDFPFPNVPDRDKEIFKYGVLEVKLQTQLGQEPPQWVRDLVSSHLVESVPKFSKFIHGCATLLPNRVDLVPFWLPQMEADIRKPDTGNVAIGRPISAATSPESHTPASEADQVLRYTEPVSEGEEDEMRDYGVAQDEVSIARLDAKAAAQVIKERQAELERQKLEEMQKDKTPTSEGRLTSAPEPDLADDEDDERTPFLRRRRSSQPAERPKGLSINPLAPSKAFDKNFKSALNKRNGNIPEGDEEEAVPEREETEYVRHFIAQPGKKIAVPVRVEPKVYFANERTFLKWLQFAVMIGTVATTLLNFSKPGDNVAFYSAICFTFASLLAIAYAGVIFVIRALKLRTREVSEWYYDRYGPTVLSVVLLASIAANLGMRISEDGF, from the exons ATGAAGTTTGGACAGAAGATCAAA AACGACTCATATGCTGAATGGCGAGCCTACTACCTCGACTATACTGGCTTGAAGAAATTCCTAAAGGCTAGGACAAGCGAAGACCGATGGACTTCTGAGGATGAAGACAAATTTGTGGCAAAGCTCGAAGCTGAGCTTGAAAAGATCCATCAGTTCCAAATGACCAAG GCATCTGAGCTCGGTGCCCGTATAAATAGCGCGGAGCATAGCGTCAAATCCTTGGTTGAACAACAAGACGAGCAAGAAGAAGAGCACCGGGATATCGAAGATGGTCGGCCTCCTGTCCAGCCAGACCGAGCCGATGACGCTGGCTCAGACGATGAATTGGACGACGTCCTCGACGATGAAGATGATGACATTGATTCACTTGAAGAAAATTTTAGACAATTGGAGGAAGAGGTTGCAACCATTGTCGCTGACGTCCATGATTTGGCTTTGTATACCAAGCTGAACTTCACCGGGTTTGTCAAAATCGTTAAAAAGCACGAC AAACAAACTGGACTTACCCTCAAGCGTACATTCGCTCACGATTATCTCGAGAAACGCCCATTCTACAAGTACAACTGGGACTCTATTATT GTCAAACTTTCTAAACTTTACGACCTTGTTCGCACTCGTGGACACCCTATACAGGGTGACTCCAGTGCTGGAGGTGCTCAGAATGCGTTCGTACGGCAAACGACCAAGTATTGG GTTCATCCGGATAACCTAGTACATTTGAAGCTCGCGATTCTTAGGCATCTCCCAGTTCTTG CCATCACATCAATCTATTTTGATAATGAAGACCTGGAACTCTACCTTGGACGACTTGAGAAGACTGAAGGAGCCGAAGCTGTTCGACTTCGGTGGTATGGCGATATGTCATCCCGTACGATTTTCGTGGAACGGAAAACGCATAGGGAAGACTGGACCGGTGAAAAGTCCGTCAAGGAGCGGTTCCCTATAAAGGAGGACAAAGTCAATGCATTCTTGCGTGGAGAATATACGATGGATGAAGAATTTCGAGCATTGGTGAAGAAAGGTAAAAAGAGCGAACAAGAAGTCGAAGGCATGATACAGCTGGCCAGTGAAGTGCAGTACGCAATCTTAACCAGGAAGCTAGTCCCCG TTATGAGGTCGTTCTACAACCGTACTGCATTCCAGCTTCCTGGCGACGCTCGCGTTCGTATCTCCTTAGACACCGAACTTACCATGGTTCGGGAAGACAACTGGGATGGTGAAGTCAGATCCGGAGACAACTGGCGCCGACCAGATGCCGGAATCGATTTCCCCTTCCCGAACGTCCCTGATAGGGACAAGGAGATATTTAAGTATGGAGTGCTCGAAGTTAAACTTCAAACTCAGCTTGGCCAGGAACCTCCGCAATGGGTCAGAGATCTAGTCTCCAGTCATCTGGTCGAGAGCGTTCCAAAATTCAG TAAATTCATTCATGGTTGTGCTACACTCTTGCCAAACCGTGTGGACCTGGTACCGTTCTGGTTACCTCAAATGGAAGCTGATATTCGCAAGCCTGACACTGGTAACGTAGCTATTGGCCGGCCAATTTCAGCTGCTACATCACCAGAGAGCCACACACCTGCATCTGAGGCCGATCAGGTTTTACGCTATACAGAACCTGTGAGCGAGGGCGAAGAAGACGAGATGAGAGACTATGGTGTCGCTCAGGATGAAGTCAGTATCGCACGACTCGATGCAAAGGCTGCTGCCCAGGTCATCAAGGAACGTCAAGCCGAACTCGAACGTCAGAAACTCGAGGAGATGCAAAAGGATAAAACGCCCACGTCTGAAGGGCGGTTAACTAGCGCTCCTGAACCTGATTTGGCGGATGACGAAGATGACGAGCGCACTCCATTCTTGCGCCGTAGGCGTAGTTCACAACCTGCAGAGCGTCCGAAGGGATTGAGCATTAATCCTTTGGCGCCGTCCAAAGCGTTTGACAAGAATTTCAAGAGTGCACTGAACAAGCGGAATGGGAATATTCCAGAAGGggatgaggaggaagcagtCCCCGAGCGGGAAGAAACCGAGTATGTGCGCCACTTTATTGCACAACCAGGAAAGAAGATCGCAGTCCCTGTTCGTGTGGAGCCCAAGGTGTACTTTGCCAACGAGCGAACTTTCTTG AAATGGCTCCAATTTGCTGTTATGATTGGGACTGTCGCAACCACTCTGCTCAACTTTAGCAAGCCCGGGGACAATGTTGCGTTTTACAGCGCGATATGCTTTACCTTCGCATCCCTGCTCGCTATTGCATATGCAGGTGTCATCTTCGTGATCCGTGCACTTAAGCTACGCACTCGTGAAGTTAGTGAATGGTACTATGACAGGTACGGGCCGACAGTGCTCAGCGTGGTCCTATTGGCTTCGATTGCTGCAAACCTGGGCATGCGTATCTCCGAGGACGGATTTTAG